Proteins co-encoded in one Papaver somniferum cultivar HN1 chromosome 5, ASM357369v1, whole genome shotgun sequence genomic window:
- the LOC113277762 gene encoding large ribosomal RNA subunit accumulation protein YCED homolog 1, chloroplastic-like, translated as MALIFPSNSAVYSSSSNTKFYVSSSQNSNPDFNFNFNLLKTKKIPSLTSKSKINNSPIQTPQKPLNFFTCRDGMNSSNVEEERIDMDYDYDAENLESPWEGAVIYKRNPSITHLEYCTTLERLGFGEVSSDVSKSMASKMGLRVTKSVKDFPFGTPVQISIDVTRKKHRLRLDGVIKTVLGLSCNRCGGPAAEGVFSNFTLLLDEEPIEEPEVIDMGVIFGEEKSSKTSSSLNEGEADDYEDSLIDLDDRLYFPPEDREIDISKNIRDLVHIEITINAICDTNCKGICLKCGTNLNLGSCNCNRKEEKKVNYGPLGDLRKQMQQK; from the exons ATGGCTCTGATTTTCCCATCAAATTCAGCTGTTTATTCTTCCTCATCCAACACCAAGTTCTACGTAAGTTCATCTCAAAACTCAAACccagatttcaatttcaatttcaatctcttaaaaactaaaaaaatcccATCTTTAAcctcaaaatcaaaaatcaataaCAGTCCAATCCAAACTCCACAAAAACCACTAAATTTCTTCACTTGTAGAGATGGAATGAACTCATCtaatgttgaagaagaaagaattgatatggattatgattatgatgctgAAAATCTAGAATCACCATGGGAAGGAGCTGTTATTTACAAAAGAAACCCATCAATTACACATTTGGAGTATTGTACTACTTTAGAGAGATTAGGGTTTGGAGAAGTCTCTTCTGATGTATCAAAATCTATGGCTTCAAAAATGGGATTGAGGGTTACAAAATCTGTTAAGGATTTTCCATTTGGAACACCTGTACAGATCTCTATAGATGTTACCAGGAAGAAACACAGGTTAAGACTTGATGGAGTTATCAAAACTGTGCTTGGTCTTAGCTGCAATAG GTGTGGTGGACCAGCAGCCGAGGGTGTATTCTCGAACTTCACTCTTTTACTAGatgaagaaccaattgaagaacCTGAGGTCATCGATATGGGTGTCATATTTGGAGAGGAGAAATCCTCCAAAACTTCATCTTCCCTAAATGAGGGGGAAGCAGATGATTATGAAGATTCTTTAATCGACTTAGACGATCGTCTCTACTTTCCTCCTGAAGATAGAGAAATCGATATTTCGAAAAATATCCGTGACTTGGTTCACATAGAGATCACCATAAATGCGATATGTGATACAAATTGCAAAGGTATATGCCTAAAATGTGGTACGAATCTCAACCTTGGTAGTTGTAATTGTAATAGAAAGGAGGAGAAGAAGGTAAACTATGGACCTCTTGGAGATCTAAGAAAGCAAATGCAGCAGAAGTAA